One part of the Dyadobacter sp. 676 genome encodes these proteins:
- the gcvH gene encoding glycine cleavage system protein GcvH, with amino-acid sequence MNFPSELKYTEDHEWIRIEGDTATIGITDHAQNELGDIVYVDINTVGEALGKGDVFGSVEAVKTVSDLFLPVAGTVLEVNPDLDGEPELVNTDPYGRGWMVKISLANPGEEDGLLSAEKYQELIGA; translated from the coding sequence ATGAATTTTCCATCAGAACTGAAATACACAGAAGATCACGAATGGATTCGTATTGAAGGAGATACGGCAACTATCGGCATTACCGACCATGCCCAGAATGAATTAGGTGATATTGTGTATGTGGACATTAACACGGTAGGCGAAGCACTTGGCAAAGGCGATGTTTTCGGATCGGTAGAAGCTGTGAAAACGGTTTCCGACCTTTTCCTCCCCGTAGCCGGAACGGTGCTCGAAGTAAACCCCGACCTCGACGGCGAACCCGAACTCGTCAACACCGATCCTTACGGTCGCGGATGGATGGTAAAGATCAGTCTGGCGAATCCCGGTGAGGAAGACGGCCTGCTTTCCGCAGAAAAGTACCAGGAATTAATAGGTGCCTGA
- a CDS encoding DUF4199 domain-containing protein, whose protein sequence is MNSILAYFNKPILKLSLLFGLALGILVFAFFLGLYTMDIVPLGNNKVLDFGIHIILIAGACWYYRKKVGKGLLHLWEALTIGYVVNTVGALIAGWLIYFFVTYIDPSVFTAYIAQMKELMMQGKAELVKNIGEAEFQKMYKGVGEMATSEIIMDEVGKKTVMAIIPILVISLILRKQDYSILQNNKS, encoded by the coding sequence ATGAATTCGATTTTAGCCTATTTTAATAAACCTATTCTAAAACTGTCGCTACTCTTCGGGCTGGCGTTGGGCATATTGGTCTTTGCGTTTTTTCTGGGACTGTATACGATGGACATCGTGCCGCTGGGTAACAACAAGGTGCTTGATTTTGGCATCCACATCATCCTGATCGCCGGTGCCTGCTGGTATTACCGCAAGAAAGTAGGGAAGGGACTTTTGCATTTGTGGGAAGCGCTCACAATCGGCTATGTTGTCAATACGGTCGGTGCGTTGATTGCCGGCTGGCTGATCTATTTTTTTGTAACTTACATCGATCCGTCTGTTTTTACAGCATACATTGCCCAGATGAAGGAGCTGATGATGCAAGGCAAAGCCGAGCTCGTCAAGAATATCGGGGAAGCCGAGTTTCAGAAGATGTATAAAGGTGTGGGAGAAATGGCTACCTCGGAGATCATCATGGATGAAGTAGGTAAAAAGACAGTCATGGCGATCATTCCGATCCTGGTTATCTCGCTTATTTTGAGAAAACAGGATTACAGCATTCTCCAAAACAACAAATCTTAA
- a CDS encoding dihydroorotase, producing the protein MKLLVSSVRVIDKKSPFNGQVKDILIEGGKIRQIGDNLDAGDARVIDGNGLHVSAGWVDMRVQGRDPGFEHKEDLRSVREAAAHGGFTEIVLLPNTQPVVDTKDTLNYIRHSGFGGLVTLHPAAAVTKKAEGVDFTEMMDLHQAGAIAFTDGENPVQNADLLLKTILYLRPLNALLINRPEDRQLTLYGQMHEGVASTLVGMKGMPALAEEMMLIRDLKLLEYALEKNTYDTSAPVLHVSLLSTVRGVELIREAKAKGLPVSADIAAHQLAFEDKDLIGFDTNLKVNPPFRSAEDNAALREGLADGTIDAIVSDHNPHDEESKNLEFDHADFGITGLETAFALSVMHSGLVLEDVIEKLTVQPRRILRLPAASVEEGAVANLTFFDPHAEWVFGKTYSKSRNTPFLGQTLRGKVRGVINNGKQEWFK; encoded by the coding sequence ATGAAATTGTTAGTTAGCTCGGTTCGGGTAATTGATAAGAAATCGCCTTTCAATGGCCAGGTGAAAGACATCCTGATCGAAGGCGGGAAAATCAGGCAAATTGGGGACAACCTCGACGCAGGCGATGCGCGGGTGATCGACGGCAACGGCTTGCACGTGTCGGCAGGCTGGGTGGACATGCGCGTGCAGGGGCGCGACCCGGGTTTCGAGCATAAGGAAGATTTGCGGTCCGTACGCGAAGCCGCCGCGCATGGCGGGTTTACGGAAATCGTATTGCTCCCGAATACCCAGCCGGTGGTGGATACCAAGGATACGCTCAATTATATTCGGCACAGCGGTTTCGGTGGTCTGGTTACATTGCATCCCGCAGCCGCGGTAACGAAGAAGGCGGAGGGTGTCGATTTTACCGAAATGATGGATTTGCACCAGGCGGGTGCCATTGCATTTACGGACGGCGAAAATCCCGTGCAGAATGCGGACCTGCTTTTGAAAACCATCCTGTACCTGCGCCCGCTGAATGCATTGCTTATCAACCGCCCGGAAGACCGCCAGCTGACGCTTTACGGGCAAATGCACGAGGGCGTCGCGAGCACGCTGGTGGGCATGAAAGGAATGCCCGCGCTGGCCGAGGAAATGATGCTTATCCGCGACCTGAAACTGCTCGAATATGCATTGGAAAAAAATACTTACGACACGTCCGCTCCGGTATTGCACGTTTCGCTGCTATCGACGGTGCGGGGCGTTGAGCTGATCCGCGAAGCGAAGGCGAAAGGGCTGCCGGTTTCGGCCGACATCGCCGCGCACCAGCTGGCATTTGAGGATAAGGATCTCATTGGTTTCGACACCAACCTGAAAGTGAACCCGCCGTTCCGGTCGGCTGAGGATAATGCGGCATTACGGGAAGGTTTGGCGGATGGCACCATCGATGCCATCGTTTCGGACCATAACCCGCACGACGAGGAGAGCAAAAACCTCGAATTCGACCACGCCGATTTTGGTATTACCGGTTTGGAAACGGCATTTGCGCTGTCGGTCATGCATAGCGGCCTGGTGCTGGAAGATGTGATCGAAAAACTGACCGTTCAACCCAGAAGGATTTTGAGATTACCGGCGGCAAGCGTGGAAGAAGGCGCGGTAGCCAACCTGACGTTCTTCGATCCGCACGCCGAATGGGTGTTTGGTAAAACCTACTCCAAATCCAGGAATACGCCGTTCCTGGGACAGACGCTGAGAGGGAAGGTAAGAGGGGTGATCAACAATGGTAAACAGGAGTGGTTCAAATGA
- the gldF gene encoding gliding motility-associated ABC transporter permease subunit GldF, producing MLAIFRKEVASFFNSLIAYIVMAVFLTAIGLIVWVFPDSNILDYGYADLGSFFGLAPYVLIFLIPAITMRSLAEESRNGTLELLLTKPIRNIDLVLGKFFANWVLVVLTLLPTLIYYYSVYQLGNPVGDVDSAAVAGSYLGLLLLSGVLVAMGLWASSLNDNQIVAFIVGVFLAFIWYVGFNAVSGMFGDGFAASLLSGIALDVQYQALGKGLVDSRNVIYLLSLITFFIFLTLWRVESLRK from the coding sequence GTGTTAGCAATCTTCCGAAAAGAGGTAGCCAGTTTTTTCAACTCGTTGATCGCCTACATTGTCATGGCGGTCTTCCTGACGGCCATCGGCCTGATCGTTTGGGTTTTTCCTGATTCCAATATCCTCGATTACGGCTACGCCGACCTCGGCTCGTTTTTCGGCCTGGCGCCTTATGTGCTGATTTTCCTCATTCCGGCCATTACCATGCGTTCGCTGGCCGAAGAGTCGCGTAACGGCACGCTGGAACTGCTTCTTACGAAGCCGATACGCAATATCGACCTGGTGCTCGGCAAATTCTTCGCCAACTGGGTGCTCGTGGTGCTCACGTTGCTGCCGACGCTCATCTACTATTACAGTGTTTATCAACTCGGCAACCCGGTGGGCGATGTCGATTCGGCCGCTGTGGCCGGGTCGTACCTTGGTCTGCTGTTGCTCAGCGGTGTGCTGGTGGCAATGGGGCTATGGGCCTCCTCTTTGAACGACAACCAGATCGTCGCATTCATCGTCGGCGTGTTTCTTGCATTTATCTGGTATGTTGGCTTCAATGCGGTTTCCGGCATGTTCGGGGATGGTTTCGCAGCCAGCCTGCTGTCCGGTATAGCCCTGGACGTTCAATATCAGGCGTTGGGCAAGGGGCTTGTCGACTCCCGCAATGTGATCTACCTGCTCAGCCTGATTACCTTCTTCATCTTCCTGACACTCTGGCGCGTGGAGAGCCTTCGCAAATAA
- a CDS encoding nucleotidyltransferase domain-containing protein has product MDRLQKYHAAIVKLCKAHKVKSLYAFGSVLSDNFNTESDIDLIVDFDSMEVEDYADNYFDFKFSLQELFKRPIDLLEEKATKNPYFQHKINKQRRYIFCD; this is encoded by the coding sequence ATGGACAGACTGCAAAAATACCATGCTGCCATTGTAAAACTTTGTAAAGCCCACAAAGTGAAGAGCTTGTATGCATTCGGGTCTGTTTTGAGCGATAATTTTAATACGGAAAGCGATATTGATCTGATCGTTGATTTCGATAGTATGGAGGTTGAGGATTATGCGGATAACTATTTTGACTTCAAATTCTCGTTGCAAGAACTTTTTAAGCGACCGATTGATCTGCTGGAAGAAAAAGCTACTAAAAATCCTTACTTCCAACACAAAATAAATAAACAGAGGCGGTATATCTTTTGCGACTAA
- a CDS encoding DUF4199 domain-containing protein, whose amino-acid sequence MEEKTSTARVALKYGLLVAVVTMVYSTILYVAGLGGNRILASLSYAFLIVAIVLAMKEFREKNGGFISYGEGLGLGSLTSAVLGLLSSAFTIFYIQFIDPNLLTQGIDQMREELERKGMDDAQIEQALEVSQKFMSPGIMFVSVIFGYLIMGFIFSLIIAAIMRKEKPVFE is encoded by the coding sequence ATGGAAGAAAAAACCTCTACCGCCCGCGTCGCCCTGAAATACGGCCTCCTGGTTGCCGTTGTCACGATGGTGTATTCGACGATCCTGTACGTCGCCGGGCTCGGCGGCAATCGCATACTCGCGTCGCTCTCGTACGCTTTCCTGATCGTCGCGATTGTACTGGCGATGAAAGAGTTTCGCGAAAAGAACGGAGGGTTTATCAGCTATGGCGAAGGACTTGGACTGGGTTCCCTTACTTCGGCGGTGCTGGGACTGCTAAGTTCGGCATTTACGATTTTTTACATTCAATTTATCGACCCCAACCTGCTTACCCAGGGAATCGACCAGATGCGCGAGGAGCTGGAAAGAAAGGGCATGGACGACGCGCAGATCGAACAGGCCCTGGAAGTATCGCAAAAATTCATGTCGCCGGGCATTATGTTCGTTTCCGTGATTTTCGGGTACCTGATCATGGGCTTCATTTTTTCGCTGATTATCGCCGCAATCATGCGCAAGGAAAAGCCGGTCTTCGAATAG
- a CDS encoding zeta toxin, with the protein MPNKNLYIIAGCNGAGKTTASFTILPEIIECKEFVNADEIAKGVSPFQPEKVAFEAGRIMLNRINDLLAGDQCFAFETTLATRSYKAKIEEAKRKGYTATLIFFWLDNVDLAKERVRIRVSEGGHNIESEVIERRYFKGIRNLFDIYLPIVDGAFIFDNSWGKRELLAQKTVDGGMNVVNDHKFNKLKSYYDHG; encoded by the coding sequence ATGCCAAACAAGAACCTTTACATCATAGCCGGTTGCAATGGCGCAGGTAAAACTACCGCCTCCTTCACCATTTTGCCCGAAATTATTGAATGTAAAGAGTTCGTCAATGCTGATGAGATCGCAAAAGGTGTATCCCCATTTCAACCTGAAAAAGTGGCCTTCGAAGCCGGGCGAATTATGCTGAACAGGATTAACGACTTGCTGGCCGGCGATCAATGCTTCGCATTTGAAACAACGCTGGCGACCAGGAGTTACAAAGCCAAGATTGAAGAGGCAAAGCGGAAAGGATACACCGCCACATTGATCTTTTTCTGGCTGGATAATGTTGACTTAGCCAAAGAACGTGTAAGAATCAGAGTGTCAGAAGGCGGCCATAATATCGAGTCTGAGGTAATTGAACGGCGGTATTTCAAAGGAATCAGAAATTTGTTCGATATTTACCTGCCGATTGTTGATGGTGCGTTCATATTCGATAACTCTTGGGGAAAACGCGAGCTACTAGCACAGAAGACAGTGGACGGCGGCATGAACGTTGTCAACGATCATAAATTCAATAAATTAAAGAGCTATTATGACCACGGTTAA
- a CDS encoding AIPR family protein, whose product MSLKILLEDQINKLFKDNPELAKVPRNQFEVAVASFVNLKYLNGIEFDDLIDGIMGEGGDEGIDLCYVYCNGTLVKDDNHPITKDSNVKVKFFQVKKEEGFSTDGFRKFKEGIEEIFNLDIDLDKLTSIGANKDIIEIADLIRKIFRRSRVERAKFSVEVYYITSSSEIRISKKIKHLESELRENSMEIPFDFEYWGSQKLLDLNKKVDEQIEIKFESQPLNISEKDIDTTGYAGFVNGNELLKSMIDTDKKFKSHLTEGNVRYFLGEDKKINSSIIDTALDEVKAANFWAMNNGLTIIGDSIAPLDSKGYSISNPQIVNGCQTIHCLYHAFAKDDAFELPQTLKVFVKIVKTENPDTQTDIISATNSQNPVRSASLKANDNIQRNIETHLREAGIFYERRDNYYKRQGYTGNKVIGLLKMAQIAHTVINKEAVIAVNETTTLFDTETKYNTIFSDRADFDLYKFSTILYQKIWTLKNSDLRTNVYHLQEKDLISKGGFIFLHTMSSLMMSYAKFKDGEEVKNNKISNFLIDTSSRKNDFTKRKDSLFKMLEDDSVVENYYKTAKVIFESAASSYTQSMGRSTNSLFKYRNFDREYLRPAIDQYLTENPEELLSV is encoded by the coding sequence ATGAGCTTAAAAATCCTCCTAGAAGATCAAATCAACAAACTATTTAAAGACAATCCTGAACTAGCAAAGGTACCACGGAACCAATTTGAGGTGGCTGTCGCTTCGTTTGTAAACCTAAAATACCTAAATGGTATCGAATTCGACGATTTGATCGACGGAATTATGGGCGAGGGAGGTGACGAAGGAATAGATTTGTGCTACGTATACTGTAATGGGACACTTGTAAAAGATGATAACCACCCAATTACAAAAGACAGCAATGTCAAGGTAAAATTTTTTCAAGTAAAAAAAGAGGAGGGTTTTTCGACAGACGGGTTTAGAAAATTTAAAGAAGGAATCGAAGAAATTTTCAATCTTGACATCGATCTGGATAAGTTGACATCGATTGGGGCCAATAAAGATATCATTGAAATAGCCGATCTAATACGTAAGATATTCAGAAGAAGCCGAGTAGAGAGAGCCAAATTCTCTGTTGAAGTTTATTATATCACCTCATCGTCAGAAATCAGAATATCGAAAAAAATCAAACATTTGGAATCAGAACTCCGTGAAAATTCAATGGAAATACCGTTCGATTTCGAATATTGGGGATCTCAGAAACTACTAGATTTAAATAAAAAGGTTGACGAGCAGATAGAAATCAAATTTGAGTCTCAGCCATTAAACATCTCAGAGAAGGATATCGACACAACTGGTTATGCCGGTTTTGTTAATGGGAATGAGCTTTTGAAGTCGATGATTGACACTGATAAAAAATTCAAAAGCCATCTAACCGAAGGAAATGTGCGATATTTTCTAGGAGAAGACAAAAAAATCAATTCATCGATAATTGATACCGCACTAGATGAAGTAAAAGCTGCCAACTTTTGGGCGATGAATAATGGATTAACAATAATTGGTGATAGCATAGCTCCACTAGACTCAAAGGGATACAGCATATCAAATCCCCAAATTGTAAATGGCTGTCAAACCATACATTGTCTATACCACGCTTTCGCCAAGGACGACGCATTTGAACTACCACAAACGTTGAAGGTATTCGTCAAAATTGTCAAAACAGAAAATCCAGATACTCAGACCGATATTATCAGTGCGACCAATTCACAAAACCCTGTTCGTTCTGCAAGTCTGAAAGCGAATGATAATATTCAAAGGAACATAGAAACACATTTAAGAGAGGCGGGAATTTTTTACGAAAGGCGAGATAACTATTACAAACGACAGGGTTATACTGGCAATAAAGTAATTGGCTTGTTAAAAATGGCCCAAATTGCTCACACAGTTATTAACAAAGAAGCTGTAATTGCAGTTAATGAGACTACAACACTTTTTGATACCGAGACAAAATACAATACGATATTTAGCGACAGAGCTGATTTTGATCTCTACAAGTTTTCAACAATTCTTTATCAAAAAATCTGGACGTTGAAGAATTCAGACTTGCGAACCAATGTATATCATCTTCAAGAAAAAGATTTGATTTCTAAGGGAGGATTTATCTTCCTTCATACTATGAGTTCGCTTATGATGTCTTATGCTAAATTTAAAGACGGAGAAGAAGTAAAAAACAACAAAATATCAAATTTTCTTATCGATACCTCATCAAGAAAAAATGATTTCACAAAAAGGAAAGATTCACTTTTTAAAATGCTGGAAGATGACTCAGTGGTCGAAAATTACTATAAGACGGCAAAAGTAATATTTGAAAGTGCCGCTAGCTCCTATACTCAAAGCATGGGAAGGTCTACCAACAGCTTATTTAAATACAGAAATTTTGATAGGGAGTATTTACGCCCGGCGATCGATCAATACCTAACTGAAAACCCGGAAGAGCTGTTATCAGTATAG
- a CDS encoding sigma-70 family RNA polymerase sigma factor codes for MATSKVKYSEEELVSALKRNERNAFEFLYDHYSGALFNIISKTLRDEEKAADVLQECFLKIWKNIDSYNPEKGRLFTWIMNIARNGAIDAVRAEGRKPVMDDIDSAVALHEQYEDSQTVSSEMKAIVDMLRPERKILIDMAYFQGYTHEEISEKLSIPLGTVKSRIRTALQELKQYFAV; via the coding sequence TTGGCGACCAGCAAGGTAAAATACTCGGAAGAGGAATTGGTGTCGGCTCTGAAAAGAAACGAGCGAAACGCCTTCGAATTCCTGTACGACCATTACTCGGGAGCTTTGTTTAATATCATTTCCAAAACGCTGAGGGACGAGGAGAAAGCCGCAGATGTGTTGCAGGAATGCTTTCTGAAGATATGGAAGAATATCGATTCCTATAATCCTGAGAAAGGACGATTGTTTACATGGATCATGAACATCGCGCGCAATGGCGCGATAGACGCAGTGAGAGCGGAGGGCCGGAAGCCGGTAATGGATGATATCGACAGCGCGGTGGCCCTACATGAGCAGTACGAGGATTCACAGACTGTCAGTTCGGAGATGAAGGCGATTGTAGACATGCTCCGACCGGAACGGAAAATACTCATCGACATGGCCTATTTTCAGGGGTACACGCATGAGGAGATTTCCGAGAAGCTGAGCATACCGCTGGGCACCGTGAAATCGCGGATCCGGACCGCATTACAAGAGTTAAAACAATACTTTGCAGTATGA
- a CDS encoding FAD-dependent oxidoreductase: MKRRNFLGSVAFGSSLLAGTSEKPEAGNAISGKETHAKATLNADLVIAGGGLGGCAAALAALRNGLSVILTEETDWIGGQLSQQGVPPDEHQWIETHGATRAYRQFRTAVREYYKKNYPLTAEARSRENLNPGDGSVSRLCHEPRVAVAVLTDMLNPYLSSGKLTLLLEHKIVAADVKGNKVQSLTALNRRNKTQLTLTAPYFADATELGDLLPMTGTEYVTGAESKAETGELHAPEKADPNNVQAFTVCFAIDYRPGENHVIEKPREYEFWKNYVPKMIKPWSGRLLDLSYSNPKTLEPKQLGFHPEGIPTGNNLNLWLYRRIINKANFAPGTYAGDITIVNWPQNDYTLGNLIGASEKDFDKHFERGKQLSLSLLYWLQTEAPRPDGGKGWPGIRLRKDIMGTEDGLAKYPYVRESRRIKALFTIKEEHVGAEQRASITGQSTGVKAAAFEDSVGIGYYHIDLHPSTGGDNYIDFGSLPFQIPLGALLPVRMENILPANKNIGTTHITNGCYRLHPVEWSIGEAVGLLVKYAGSRNVLPRKVREDKGLLAGFQGFVRGEGIELEWKG; encoded by the coding sequence ATGAAACGCCGTAATTTTTTAGGAAGTGTCGCATTCGGTAGCAGCTTGCTGGCAGGAACTTCCGAAAAACCGGAAGCCGGGAACGCAATCTCCGGCAAAGAAACCCATGCAAAAGCCACATTAAACGCCGACCTCGTGATCGCCGGCGGTGGCCTCGGCGGTTGCGCGGCCGCATTGGCCGCATTGCGCAATGGCCTCTCGGTAATCCTCACCGAAGAAACCGACTGGATCGGCGGCCAGCTCTCGCAGCAAGGCGTGCCGCCCGACGAGCACCAGTGGATCGAGACACACGGCGCCACCAGGGCCTACCGGCAATTCCGCACCGCCGTGCGCGAATATTATAAGAAAAATTATCCGCTCACCGCCGAGGCCAGAAGCCGCGAAAACCTCAACCCGGGCGACGGATCGGTATCCCGGCTCTGCCACGAACCGCGTGTAGCCGTAGCCGTGCTCACCGACATGCTGAACCCATACCTCAGCTCCGGCAAGCTCACATTGCTTTTGGAACATAAAATCGTGGCCGCCGACGTAAAAGGCAACAAAGTACAATCGCTAACCGCCCTTAACCGCCGTAACAAAACGCAGCTGACCCTCACCGCGCCCTATTTCGCGGACGCTACCGAGCTCGGCGACCTGCTGCCCATGACCGGCACCGAATACGTCACCGGCGCCGAATCCAAAGCCGAAACCGGCGAACTCCACGCCCCCGAAAAAGCCGACCCGAACAATGTGCAGGCATTCACCGTCTGCTTCGCGATCGACTACCGCCCGGGCGAAAACCACGTGATCGAAAAGCCGCGGGAATACGAGTTTTGGAAGAATTATGTACCCAAAATGATCAAACCCTGGTCGGGCAGGCTGCTGGACCTCTCGTACTCCAATCCCAAAACCCTCGAACCGAAACAGCTCGGCTTCCACCCGGAAGGCATCCCGACCGGCAATAACCTCAACCTCTGGCTCTATCGCCGTATTATCAACAAGGCCAACTTCGCCCCCGGCACCTACGCCGGCGACATTACCATCGTAAACTGGCCGCAAAACGACTACACCCTCGGCAACCTCATCGGCGCCAGTGAAAAGGACTTCGACAAGCATTTCGAACGCGGCAAGCAGCTCAGCCTCTCGCTCCTGTACTGGCTCCAAACCGAGGCCCCACGCCCCGACGGCGGCAAAGGCTGGCCCGGCATCCGCCTCCGCAAAGACATCATGGGCACCGAAGACGGCCTCGCCAAATACCCCTACGTCCGCGAATCGCGGCGCATCAAAGCCCTCTTCACCATCAAAGAAGAACACGTAGGCGCCGAGCAACGGGCCTCCATCACCGGGCAATCGACGGGCGTGAAGGCCGCTGCTTTTGAAGATAGCGTCGGGATTGGTTATTACCATATTGACTTGCATCCGAGTACCGGTGGGGATAATTACATTGATTTTGGGTCACTGCCGTTTCAGATTCCCCTCGGGGCGCTGCTGCCGGTGAGGATGGAGAATATTTTGCCTGCCAATAAGAATATTGGGACTACGCATATTACGAATGGGTGTTACCGGCTGCATCCGGTGGAGTGGAGTATTGGGGAGGCTGTGGGGTTGTTGGTGAAGTATGCTGGTTCTCGGAATGTGCTTCCGCGGAAGGTTAGGGAGGATAAGGGATTGTTGGCGGGGTTTCAGGGGTTTGTTAGGGGGGAGGGGATTGAGTTGGAGTGGAAGGGGTGA
- a CDS encoding anti-sigma factor, translating into MNIQAYIESGILEEYVLGTVTPQEKQEVECMSHIYPEIKEELLRTESALEEYALKHQATPPPALKESIFGQMNFEAPAEEPKTEDAAERHTVSQTDVAAPVRTGGRVIDQAFDRVETRVVTPTWAKLAVAAAVLLALFAGWSAMQMTDMKRGNNEMTAKVETMQADMAAMKSRDEYNQALAALFRSPSYRHVRLAGMKKSPGSAVSAFWNPQTNEVLIDVQNLPAPPRGRQYQLWSIVNGVPVDIGMLDNAFTGKVLKMKNTKPGTAMFAITLEKEGGNPTPTMEEMYVMGKVV; encoded by the coding sequence ATGAATATCCAAGCCTATATAGAGTCCGGTATATTGGAGGAATATGTATTGGGCACTGTTACTCCCCAGGAGAAGCAGGAGGTGGAGTGTATGTCGCATATTTACCCGGAGATCAAGGAAGAGCTGTTGCGTACCGAAAGCGCGTTGGAAGAATATGCGCTGAAACACCAGGCAACGCCGCCACCTGCCTTGAAAGAGTCTATTTTTGGGCAAATGAATTTTGAAGCCCCGGCCGAAGAACCAAAAACGGAGGATGCGGCAGAACGGCATACTGTAAGCCAAACCGACGTCGCCGCGCCCGTACGTACGGGAGGGCGTGTGATCGATCAGGCATTCGACCGCGTGGAAACGCGGGTAGTGACACCGACCTGGGCCAAGCTGGCCGTGGCGGCTGCGGTATTGCTTGCGCTGTTTGCAGGATGGTCGGCCATGCAAATGACCGATATGAAGCGCGGCAACAACGAAATGACCGCGAAAGTGGAAACGATGCAGGCGGATATGGCCGCCATGAAAAGCCGGGACGAATACAACCAGGCGCTTGCCGCATTGTTCCGCAGTCCTTCGTACAGGCATGTCCGCCTGGCCGGTATGAAAAAATCGCCCGGAAGTGCGGTTTCGGCATTCTGGAACCCGCAGACGAACGAGGTGCTGATCGACGTACAGAACCTGCCGGCGCCGCCCCGGGGCAGGCAATACCAGCTGTGGAGCATCGTAAACGGCGTTCCGGTGGATATCGGCATGCTGGATAATGCATTTACCGGCAAAGTCCTTAAAATGAAAAATACCAAACCGGGCACGGCCATGTTCGCCATTACCCTTGAAAAGGAAGGCGGCAACCCGACCCCGACCATGGAGGAAATGTACGTGATGGGCAAAGTGGTTTAG